Within Anguilla anguilla isolate fAngAng1 chromosome 11, fAngAng1.pri, whole genome shotgun sequence, the genomic segment AAGAAGTCACAAAGAGAACAACTTTTCTACCCCAACAGTAACTAGTGTTGCCATGACAAACACACCACTGTGATTTGGGCCATTCAGTGGAAACATTCCACATCAACAGTTCAGTCAGTGAAATGTTCACACAGCTAACAACCCACTTTTGTTTGTAGCCATTACAaccaattaattaaaacagatttaattTCCATCACGTTTTCTGCCTTAAGCCATGAAGAacagtgtgacagagagagcatTGTCTGGCAGATTAATTGGGATGAAGTTAATTTTGAAGCAACaaagtgcctctctctctggttaTTGTGTTCCTGGTGATTTATCAGGGGAAGTGGGGTGCCCTTGGACACCAAGGAAAAAGCCCAGAATTTAGGGGCAATACGGGGCAGACTCTGCACTGGTCATGGAAAAAAGCATAATTTAGCAAAGCGGACACCCTTGTGGATAGTGATACAATATTCATTATCTTACCTGTGAGTGTCTTTTCacttcctctttttaaaaaaaaattagccgTTGATAAAGATATTGTTGGcactattttctttttgattgaATGTTATTCTCGTTATTACCTCACTCCCTGAGCAGCAactcagcaaaaaataaatacattagaaacaacaaaaaacaaaagaaaattgagGGCATCAGAAAACTTTAAACAACCAGCTACCAAGAGGAAATCATAATGAGCACGGTCCCTCTTTGCAGCTTTCTGCCAAACGAGAGCCGGATGAGGACTGAACACAATGcagcaaaaacagcaacagacaCAAACGTCTGGGAGCGAGGGAACATGACCTATTTTCTCTCCAGGCCCTGCAAGGCTTCAGCACAGGGCCTTTTTCACACAGCAGAGAATGAGCTAACGCAAACAGGCCTGGCTAGAAATGAGCCAGCAAGCCTGGGCATGCCAGGGCCATTAAGGCTACGAAGATGACATGTTCCCATTCAGCTCCTCTATATGCgacttattttatttagcagTGCGCCTGAGGCTCATAACCACCCATTTGCTCTATATCTGCCTAAACAAATACAGGTCCCACAGTTCCTCCTCTTTGATATGATTATATTATAATTAGAACCCAGAGTCATGTGATGTCACCTGTGTACAGGTAACGTATATGACTGGGGCATGCTCAGCAATGTAAAGGGGAAAAGGTGGTATAGTACTATTCATCggtctatccatccatccatccatccatccaccatCACATCAGTTTGGTCTTCATTCATCCTCTATTGAAACACTGAACAGGGCAACAGtatagcataatggttaggagactgGGCTTATAGCTCGGAAGTTGTGAGTTCAGATCCTGCCTAGGATATCCTAGAACAATGTACTCAACCtgatttaattcagttaaaTGTCCAACGGTATGAACAgatatgtaaaaatgaaaacaacgcAAGTTGCTCTCaataagagtgcctgctaaatgtaACGTAAAGAATGATAGAAAACAACGTAAAGGGCCCTAACCATGTAAGCTGTATATAGCTCTGCATGTTTCCCTTTGTATTGCACTCGCAAAAAAGGATATGTCAATTAACAGTTTGTTGAATGCAGATGATGTCCTTGTCTGCCAgtcaaactgtgtgtgtgctttgcagGGTTGATTTATTTGCCGTTAGTTCAGTTAGCAAGCTGGGCGTCTGCTGGCTGTGGGGGAGGCCAGATTGACTTCAGGATGCCTGTCAGAGGCTAATTCTTCCTTCAATCCGGattcttgttcttttttatgaaagggacaaaatgaaaaaaaaaaaagacaaatggtaTTCGTGTgtccccagaaaaaaaaaatctccaattCTAATGGGCTGTTGAGAGTGAGGCAGGGCAGAACGGGGGCCCGAGGGGACAATGGGGGCAGTGACGGGGTTGACACCACAACCGCTTTTGCCTCATTTTCTGTGAATGAATCAGGGGGCACGTGCCGCTTggcggggggtggtggtggtgggggggttggtggggggtcCACAGCGTGCAGTGTCTGTGCCTGCCCTGCGCTTTGTCCTCGCAGCTGTTATTGTCACGTCAAACACCCACAATAATCTAAACCCTATCCGGACACCCCTTCTGTACACCTCTCtccaacccccatcccccccgctccccacccaccccaccatgGACACACATACAACCTCCCCGACCCTAAACGGCtgatatgcattttttaaaaaggcaaggTTGTGCTGTGGTCTCAGCTGTTACCCTTTCCATGAAGCCTGCTAAGAGCACAGTACACTATATCCTGTCCTGTTCCATCCAGCCCAGAGGTACAGTACCCCCCAGTAGCTATGACCATGGCCTGTGCCCTCCTTGTAGCTCACTGGTGCTGTCGGCCTAAAGAACAGACTGCTGTTCTGTAGCTCAGGGCTGTTCaatgatgattaaaaaacatCCTTAAGGCAttaacaaacacaaatgaaatgctgtttgttttcgtGCTGTCAGCAAGTTGTCTTCTAGTACAATCTGTTCTGGTGTCAAATTGCCACTTTCTATTTCTAGAATATGAACAGTGGCAATAATATAATACCATATAAGCTTATGTGTATTTTtggtttcatgttttaaaaacagaagtaaATTATAGCAACATTTAATGTACAATCTCTTAAATACAGGGTACCACAATATTGGATGGTTCAGGTTTTGTGCAAGCATGTCTAGAGCATCTCAAAGATCCTGTGTTGAGTGCATGTTGGACTGTCAGCAAGCCTGgtaatgtttttaaagcattcTTTCGAGGCTGTGTAAAGTTGTGAAAACATTGTGCACTCATGATTTCATCAGGTCAAAAATATTCatacttaaaacattttcctgCAGAAAGAAATGTGTGATCGGGAGCTGGGAAGTTGACAAGGATCAGTAATTGGATAGGAAGTCTTTATTTGAGTGTTGTAGAGGAATGACTTGTTAtgatgcatatgtatgtgtacttaatagtgaatttaattaatgtatgagtttatacaaatatttgtaaaatttgAACCGTGAACAaatcaatatataaataaatcagtgcATTAATGAagagataaaattaaaattcccaATATTGGAACAAACCTCTCATGCTGACTTCCTTAAGTGTTTCTTCTATAATGCAATCATAAGAGAATTCCAAAAAGAGCAACAAGACAGTGTCATTGCTGTAATCGTTCCATAACATTGCGACACAGGTCTTCACAgcaggtgaaaatgaaaaagggaacACTATGTGCAAGCTCATTTCATGCACAAGTACATGCAATCACGCGTTCATGTGTGTATGCCGGTGGGATGATTCTCTGCCATTACCTGCCCAGGTGGAATTTGACCACCGGGCCCAAGTGAAGACAAGCCTGAAATACACAGGACCAGGCTTATCCCCAGTCAAGCTCCCACACATGGTAGAGCAGGggctttttcctttctttttcccacTAGTCTGAGAAAAATAGAACACTGGCATTCTTGTCAAACCATAGATGCACAGGCAATAAAAGCAAactgtgcatttgtttttgtattcctACATTGTATTATATTCCAAAtttctccatttaaaatgtatattcgGAGTTTATATCACACATACCATTTCAGGCACCGCTTTCTCTTTGCTTAGGGGGGTATTGAACTGATAAAATGTGATCACTTGGAAAAGACCACCACCTAGTGGTCATGTTTAACATAAACCTGCAGAAGTGCAAGGATTTCTAGTTTTCTAGTGCGGTACCTAAatccgcttttccaccgcattttcaacttgactttttttgttttccatcgggcaaaagttgtggatagtacctggtacctggtataTTTTTAATGACGACTAATGACTAATGatgaccagctacattgacaggggtactatctgcagtggaacaaagtacctggtaccaaaagcgagtagagtcgagtcgaattgagccggtaccatgcggtggaaaagcggctttatACAGTCCATATGTGCGGTACTCGTCCTTCCAATACCAGGAGAGCCAAACCACTGccactgccatctagtggtttaatttattaaaacatgtCAACTGACTAAGTAagttttaaacaataaaatgcaaataaatacttATGTATGACTTAGAGTAGTAAGTATCTTAAGTATTTTGAATGACAAAATTTGTGTGAAAAGGCTGGAGGGTGactattttgaaatgcattacaGCACATACTGCAATGTCAGGACCTTCTTGCACCAGGGCTGACAAGATTGGCACTGGTATAATATGCAATATTAATTTTTGTACTGTTCCTTTACCTCCCATACTCACCATTATGGAATCTTACCAAACTAGTACTACTTGAGAATTTGTCAGGTATATAAATGACAATACATATCAACAGTGCATATAAGACGATAAGACgtgttttaaacaaattaattcttTAAATCATTCAGCTGCTGGTATCATTCAGCGGGTGGACTGGTAAACTTTCAGAATTAGTCAACCTTTAgtgaattaaaattttataataaattacaCAGTCCAATTTAACAACCAGATAAACTGCTCTTGAGTCTGTTGCCCCAAATAGAATAAAAGAGTGTGCTCAAATGTAGAGTGTGCCCCAGTTAATCTTGTCAAGGCACTGTTCTATTGCATGCCAGAGCCCCATGGTCTACAATGGAATCCAGAATGTTCCTATGACAGAGGGACACAAAATTAGTGCTAGCACCATCCAGTGAAGGGAGCTAGCCAGAATGATGACAGCAGGTCATCGCTCACCAGTGCCCTACTCCTCCCCTGGTCAGTCAGGGACCCACAAGGCTGCCTTAAACCACACCTGCAGTGTCTTCTTCCAACTAAGATCTGTCTGAGACCAAACTTCATGAAAACAAGTGAATTTAGGAACAACTTTAACAAATAAGGAGGAATAAAGGAGGAATGCATTTCAAAAGGAAATACTTTGGCAAAGCAGAAATTAAATGGGGAGGTACTAAATTACACACTATGACTTTACTTAAAAGCCAGAAGGATTCAAGGCTAGCGGGCTAATTCATTAATACCATGTTCCATCTTCGGCCCTGATGCGGAGACTCATTTTCTTCTATAACAGCAATGAAATAGATTTAATTAAACGGAGTACAACCCCCATCTAAACTCCATACCTACGGCAGAAAAGCGGGTTGACCCCACtcattagccgcgtttccaccgaaattacccggaactttcagtcccaggaactactttaccaggaactaaaaggttccttcagccaatggttgtctgcgtttccaccggggtctaaagtaccgcgaagattaggcaaattagcccactgacgtatgaaaaagcaacgttgtcgtcggtccgtctgtcatatgatttcttccgtaaccccattctaccaccgaagtagcctacattgttttctaataaccgggacagcccggaggggtttattccacttatacaacgggttaccaacaatgactatatatggttacttttgtatttattgattttcatatatcctctcaaacacattcatgtttttatgcgaacattcgctttcatgtcttgacatccgaagcgacagaatgcattcacatttatatgtataactggcaacaacagcagaaaacatgcacacgttgtaaacaatttgctgtttgattactttctcgtcgtcaattccatataggctaatggcaaaatgacaagaatagaacgaaaactcggacttgcgtgaaaatgtaaattagtagtggtacagccaccgtttgctttccttcgaagttactgctagccgagcagcgaagtgtgccctccagatgcgaactatgcaccataaattagtccatagtcttcctggtcttttcgtggaattgaaaaatgtcagtaaaattacggcagtctgaaaaagctaaagggaagattactagaattaacctgttagtTTAcgcggataaaaagtgcggatggtgatttccagtttgcttgtactgtatcatcaatgttaattatgcagaactaccgcatacctcacataactgtatcaaacgttttgagtcaattacaacgggataacaaagaaaatccggaagaaaatattcagcaaccgaattaatccgtttgaatgttttggtagcctacgtaatatgctgtcccagcacgaatgcttagcattttataaaacgaatactaaagcaagaaaagaacagaagagcacacgttataattccaagacgttgacaggctataaccaaaactaggctactgcgccgcataacgtacaagtttgatttgaagttattatgaaaataaattggttttcaaacatggcgggtaatggcggaaaataaatacaacacaaatgctgcgagtactcgaccaatcagaaatgttcagcgctgcaagctccacccaaaaggttcctgtactttcgaaAGTACTACctcccgagcaggaacgttttggggggtaaaacaaagcccccagaactaaatttagaccctagttcctgcggtggaaacgcaccgagttcctcaaaaggttcctagttccggggtatagttcctgcggtggaaacgcggctttactTAGCCTTTAGTATCCTTGTCAATTCCATACAGTACTATTTAACAGAGATGACAATAATAAGAGAGATCTGAAAACATTGTCTATCCTTGGTCACTTCAACCAGGTAGTAGTTTCGTTTGCCCTGGATTCACAAAAAAATCGCGGGGGCTCTTGATATCAGTCTCCTCTTTAAGAAGGTTGTCCTTTTGGCCTGGACCTAAAACATGCAAGGCAGACAGGAGGATTCCTACATTGTGCATGTCGGCCTTGTCCATCAGGTTCATGATCACTCTCAGTGTAGCTCAATATAGGTTACTCAGTACTGAGACTTTCAACGTCAGTAATGCATTAACCATCTGCAttttgctctttaaaaaaaaaatcactttacaCATTGTTAAGTTCATACCAATAACGCATGCGCAAATGTTTTCGTAACATCTACGACGAAGATCGAAAGAGGTAGCCTACTATGAGTTGCGTTTGTCTGTGTCTTTAAATATACTTTGTGATATATCATGCCATCATATGTAATGGCAATTCGATCTGTTTTGGACTTAGAATGCATATAAACTGTAAAACTGagcaagtttatttatttattttaaaattttaagtttttaaaatgagtggTATTAGCAGTTGTCagcatagctagctagcaagctaatgttTGATCGTTTGCTAGCATCAACCCTAGGTAGGTCTCGcggttttatttaaatattaaatatgaactgATCAACTTGATATTAATTTCCGTTTTATTAATCATGTGACTACGTTTATtactaaatgtttttaaaattcgtCCCATTGACTTGCGCTTGAAAGAATCAAAGCCAGGTTGTTTCGTTGGTGAATTTCCCTTATTAAAAATCAAacgtgttttaacagttttttttcggATAGATGACTTCAACTTTgtcaaaagcatttattttatttcatttttttgtcgtAAGGACTAGCTAATTGGGATGGCGAACCcttctacaaaaaataaaaataaaatttagaaTACAATTATACCTGAAATAAATTTACTGAACATTGCGGACCTCATCCTATCCCATAATCTTAAAGTGTCAATCCTTAATTTGATACCTTTTCACGATGGCAATATCAATTCAATGTGCGTTCTGTATTTGCTCCTCTTGTGGTGTGGGATGCGACAATCCCGCCAAGTATTCAAATGTGATGACTCACGCACAGGAACTTGCATGACGGATGCGAAGGAGCTAGCGTCTAAAATCCAAAAAGCGTGTCTATGTAGGTTTGGCATACAGGTGCACATTACGGTGTCTTTCTCCAAAATATGTTACCTCTGTATTAGCCTATCTCAGTGTGCTCTTAGTAATAGCTTCATCTCGAATGGGACAATTTGCACAGTGAAAACGAAAATTTCTGACCACCGGTCACCACAAATGTCGTCAAATCCACATTTCAAAACGGAAAAATGAAGTATAGACACTGACCATATAACCACAAATCTGTAAATTCCTAAATGCACTGAGCATacacagaataaagaaaatgtgctCCATCGATTGGCCAGGTTCAGGTACTACCACATAAATTAATTGAACGTTTAACAATTTAGGGAACTAATTGATCTGAACATGGTGAATTGATGGTTACCAAATTCTCTGGAATTATGTTACAAAGGGTGAAGAAACAATATTCCAAGCCACAGCTTCATTTGTCTTCTCCCAGATAGAGAACTGACATTCTATACTGTCCATGGGTGGAACTAGTGTCAGGTTTACGGGATCCGCAGGTGGATTTTGACCATCGAGTCCTCGTGTTTTACAAATGATCAGGATGAATTTTGGTCAAAATCTGATGTTGGGAACTATATTTACTAAGTATTATATGAATCCTATGAAATGACAGTGTTTGGTTTGCATCGCATCTGTTATGTAAGTTTCTCAAatggtatttttgtattatttttttttacaaaataatgtcGAAGGAGTGGATGAAGTTTATATCAAATTTTGTGCCACTGCCACCCTAGGTGGCGCTACCACACCACTTCAAAATTGTAATTTTCTAATAATTATTACAGATGTATTCTTACATCAAATATACACCAAATTTGCTATGTATAGTATGTGGATTAGGTTTGCAATCCATGCCAAAATACAACCCTAATGCACTATGCCTTGCCATGGTGCTTGGCCTGTgacattgctgcttgcagctatatttacttttgtattttcagaGTAACAGGTTATGCCGACTCAGTCTGGTAAACTCAAATGCTGCATCTCAGATTCACAGTTTACTTTCTAGGTTGGTGTGGTAGTGCAGTGAATAGCACTGCTGCCTCAACAAGAAGTTATCGAGTTCAAATCCCAACCGAAtcccttttgtgtgtgtttgcgtgttctccccgtatCTGCATGGGTTTctgtactccggtttcctcccacagtccaggacatgcagtaggctaattggagattcaaaattgcctgtaggtatgaatgtgtgagcaaATGATGTGTGGGCTTTGCGATGCATGCTGGGGTAAGCTGCAGCCCCCAGCGACCCTTTCAACAAATAAGTGGTTTAGAAAACAAGTCGATAGACATTTACTTACTTCAATACATAAAATATCTGCCATTACTCTCTATCGTCTACTAACAGACCAACTGTCTGTGCaccaataaaacattaaattactatattttattataattgtatataacatttattttataatatgtaattaaaatacacttcaagtaactccaaaagCCTTTTCACTAAATTTGCTTAATCTCTGTCCAggttggaaaaaaatgtcattttttcctacattcataattttttaaaacctctgaGTAACATGGTTCAGATAAATTTGTATTACAGTATTAGGCTacttatgtaatgttatgtgtACTTTTACGTAACTTCTTACTTAACAGAACAACAGCAGTGCACATATGGCTTCCTGGTACAAATTGGGCATCTAAGGTTTTTATGTAGTGttcaaacatacattttaaatatagacTTAGCTAGCATACACATTTCCCCCCCCTTGCTTTATATTTATCTTTAATTACAGAATTAAACAGTGAGGAATGAACTTGCGTAGCTGCATGGCTACTCTGTCCTGAAGTGAACCCTCTACAGCAGCTCCACCCACTTACCCTTCCCTTCTGCACTCGCTCTCACAGTGGGAGCTTGGCAAAGCAGAGAGTGTTTCTGTGCCAAGACCTGCTCTGGAGCATTCCAGTTTTTCCCTGTTCTGAGGCTCGATGGAGACTTAGACCCTCTCAAAGCACGGAAACCCAGGTTACACGGTCTCCCATGGCTGCTCATAACTTTGCAGAAACTGAGAAAATGTAAAGGCTGAGGGAAGAAGGAGCTAACAGGCAGTCAGCTACTAAGACGTGGACCACAGCAGAGCCCGCCTATCCTAATCTGCCAGTGGAGTCATGTGATACATAAAACTGTTtacttgtgctctctctctctctctatgaaccaccccccccccccatcctccctgCCCCCAATCTTGCATTTTCCTGGCCAGACCAATCCCTTCTCTGTGTTAACAGGCACATCTAGTCACAGAAAGAGCACGAAGCAGACAGGGTCCCTAAAAAAAGTGGATATTCATTGTCTTCTGCAGTTTGGACAGTTGTGCAGGAATCGTAAGTACCTGATAGAGGAAAAGTACTTTGGGAGGGCAGGGGGTGCAGAGGAAAACCGGGTTCAGATGAATGTCTGGTGCAGTTTTAGCTGggcaagggcaaaaaaaaaagcttaactGAAGTTTGATATTATTCTGAAAGAATGATGAAGACATTAAAGTAAAGTATACATAATAGAACaaacaatgtggaaaaaatctgcagaaaaagtttagaaagaaaaaaatgcatgttatttGAATACAGATCTGAATAAAGAATAAGCAGTCAGACAGCCATATTGGGTCTGCAGCTGAATTGTCCTTCACGTTGCCCGTCTTTACTTATTCAGATTGCCAAAGCAAGCATAAAACAGCCCATAAAAGAGATTCTCattggttgtttttatttttggaagttTATATTAAGTTTCTGTAGTCAAAATAAGTTTGTGCACTAGGTCTCGTATGTTTGTCAGTTTGTGGAGGTCACTCCAGACACTGATCCATGGCCAATTCACTACTGGTTTTTGACCATTTGCCAGATCGCTCGGTACAAATGGCTGTGTTGGTCTGCAGAGAAAATAGCCACGCAAATCCCTAAGAGAAAGGAGTCCGGCTCCCAATGGCAGCAGGGGTAGACGGTTAAGAAGATAAGAACATGCAGAAGCATTATGAACCGACCACTCCGCTCATCCTACTAGAGctgattgtttgtgtttgtctaaaTATTTAGCCTCAAAGGACTTGAGATTTCTGGACTTCCAACAAATTACAACAATGCAtactgtctgtttttaaaacttCTGTTACAAAGCAGCAGGCCACATTATAGAGTCTATTGAAATTTGCTTTGACCTAATTTCCTTATGTTTCTCTGGATTCTTAggaattaatcaattaatgccaccgattggccagagatttaactcacctAGTGTCCCAGTTTTCAATCAATCCTGATTAGTACTACTggccagatttgagtgtccCTGCCTTGAAGTGAAGGAgtgtaaatattcaaatgaatatCTTTCAGACATGGAACTGAActtgctgttcatttttattttctggctttttttatAGCGTGACCTATAAGTAATGTCAAAGGCCTGAGGGTATTTTATATGCTGTGGTTTCTTCGCAGTACGTACCAGCATTTCATTTagcctttttaaatgtatgatgTAGATCAGCAGAGGCCAGCCCTGACCCTAGAGAGCCAGATAATCGCTTAATGGATCTTTTAAAGCTGTTGATCACACAGTTAGCACACCTTACctcacctgttttttttggtgcaaATTGATTGCTAATTGAAAACAACAACCAGCAGATCTTGCAGCCCTACCGATGGCTTCACTTACAAACATTCTGTAGAAACCAGTTGCAAACGGATTTAAGTGTAAAGGTAATTTAAGTGATTTTACAATTCATAATGTGTGCTTATTAGGGGTTTACTTAGGGGAAACTCTTGCAATTGGGAGGTATCAATAAGAGGATACATCCAAAGAGGATACCAATGCTACTCTAATGCCACTGTGCATCTGTTTTGTAGAAAGTGATACAGTGCCTGTGCTTTTATTGTCGGCTTCCCCAATGAAAGGCTTTCAAAGTACACTGTTAAGCCCAACTAAATCAAAACTATACTATACTTTTCAGAAGGAACTATTGTGTGCTACCTGTAATTGAATTGTTACTTGCAACCAGTAAAGGGCCTTCTTCCGGTTTGTTCTGATGTCTGTTCCCTGCGTCTGTGTGCCTCTTACAGATGTTTCAGCTGACAACAGGACGTTTGGGAAGTCTCTTGACAAAGCGCATGATGACGGTGGCAACTAGCACTAGCGCAAGGATGTCAAGTCATGGACATGGTAAATAAGCTGGAGagctgcatgctggttttttgtCACATCTTATTGTTCCACATCTGGcaagtacattttttcataaatactaAACAAAATCGGTGCCGTTTTTGGTGTTTCAGTTTGCGTATGTCAAACGGGGTGAAATGACTATTTGTGGTTCTTggacacaggtttttttttctttttctgtttttctgctctCACCGCACGTTGAGAGATTCTCCGCCATTTGTAATCTGTCTCCATATAAATGTATTCTCTCTCAAACCCTGCCTCCAATTCTGAAGAGGTCTCGGAGCAAACCGATATGTCCTTGCCAATGTATTGGGACCGCACGGACCGCCCATTGCCAGACAAACCGTACCAGGACACCCTTTCTGCGTCCGAGAAGAGCctgaaacagaaggaaaaggGTCCCTGGAATCAGCTGTCCAATGAGGAGAAGCTGGCCTGTAAGTGAACCTTAATTCACACATACCCCCCCCAATCAACTTGGTTTTAATTTAGCTCGTTGTGAACACCAACCATGTGAACCATGTAGGTGCTCCTATATTCAGTGCCCTTTTTCACTCGTTTGATGctctcctttccctctgtccctcaaAGTGTACAAGCTGAAGTTCAATCAGACCTATGCGGAGATGACTAAGCCCTCCAGTGAGTGGAAGACTGTGATCGGGGCCATCTGCGTCTTCCTCGGCCTCACGGGCCTCGTGATCATCTGGCAGCGACATTTCGGTGGGTCAGACCTGAACCAGACATCGATACAATCAGCGATACTATCAGGCCTTCCCTCTTTTAATCAACTGGGTCATCACTGAcacctacatacatacaaaatgcatgtaaaatccTATTGAtatgactgcatttatatattctaGCAGGAACAGGGCTTGTTCCTGAGGCAAGTGTCCATCTAAAATCCAAATGGATGGGGAAATAGAACATGTGAATATCAGGCAGTGGATCTGTAGCAGTGTCGGACAGGAGACGCTGATTCTGCAGTGCGTCCCTTGTGTTCCCGCGC encodes:
- the LOC118208193 gene encoding cytochrome c oxidase subunit 4 isoform 2, mitochondrial codes for the protein MFQLTTGRLGSLLTKRMMTVATSTSARMSSHGHEVSEQTDMSLPMYWDRTDRPLPDKPYQDTLSASEKSLKQKEKGPWNQLSNEEKLALYKLKFNQTYAEMTKPSSEWKTVIGAICVFLGLTGLVIIWQRHFVFPQRPRSFEEDWQAKQVQRMLDMRMNPVEGFSAKWDYEKKQWK